The Polyangium aurulentum genomic interval CGCCCGAGCGTGAGCAGCTCGAGGGCGCGCTCGCGTCGCTCGAGGGCGCGATGGGCGCGCCGAAGTTCGATCAGGACGAGTTCGACAGGGCGCACGCGCGGGCCGATCGCGCGGTGGGCGAGCACCTGTCGCGGTGGCGCAAGGGCGAGATGCGCGAGTATGCCGAGTCGATCGGCGTGGCCGTGGCCGTCGCGCTGATCCTGCGCGCGTTCGTGATCGAGGCGTTCAAGATCCCGAGCGGCTCGATGATCCCGAGCCTGATGATCGGCGATCACATCTTCGTCAACAAGCTCTCCTACGGCCCGCTGATCCCGTGGACCGACACGCGCCTGTTCTCGAGCCTGCCGCCTTCGCGCGGCGACGTGATGGTCTTCAAGTTCCCCGAGAACAAGGAGCAGGACTTCATCAAGCGCGTGATCGCGGGGCCTGGTGACACGCTCGAGGCGATCGACGGCCGGCCGATCTTGAACGGCTGGCTCGTGCCGCACTGCTACGTGGGCGAGTTCCGGCACGACGGGCGCGAGGCGCACCTGTTCGTCGAATACTTGGAGGACAAATCGTACTTCACGCTGTTCGACTCGAACCCTGACGAGCAGACGTGCACGTCGCAGGAGGACTGCGGCGTGGGCTTCTCGTGCAAGTCGGGCATCTGCGGCAACCTGGTGGGGCCGTTCAAGGTGGCGCCGGGTGAGGTGTGGGTGATGGGGGACAACCGCAACAACAGCCACGACTCGCGCTTCTGGCGTGGTGGGCTGGGTGCGGGGGTGCCGTTCGAGAACATCAAGGGGCGTGCGATGTTCGTGTGGATGAGCTTTGGTCCGGGCGGCGGTATCGCGCAGGACAGGCTCTTCGTGAACGTGATGGGGCGGCCCAAGCTCCCTGGCGGCTCGGATTCGCTGCAGGCGGGGCTGGAAAAGTGCATGCGGGAGCGTCCGCCCGTTTCGCAGACGACGCCTCCGCCTGGCCGCAAAGTGCGTTAGGGCGTTCTAGCTCGTCGCGTCAATCGCAGCGGAGGCTGGTTGGTGCTTGCGCTGGGGGCGAGTCGGTAGAAACTTCCCGCGCGCGACAGACCTTCGACCCTCTGGGAGAGATCTTCGATGAGCGAATCGATGTGGGCCCTGACGTACGACCGCGAGGCGCAGCCGTGGGAGAGCACGGTGGGGCTCCGGAAGACGGAGGTACCCCGGCCGCGGATCGACACGGGCGCGGATTACCATGATCGGTCGATGGTGCTGATCCGCCCGATGATGACGGGCTTTTGCGGTTCGGATCGCGGGATCTGGTTTCGCACGGCCTTCAAGGACATGATCCACAACTCGCTCGAGCGCGACCGCAAGCCGGTGCGGACGATCGGGCACGAGCTGCTCGGGCAAATCGTCGATCTCGGCCCTGATGCTCGGCAGACCTACGGGTTCGAGGTCGGGGACATCGTCTCGACCGAGAGCCACATCATTTGCGGCGTTTGCTATCAGTGCCGGGTCGGCGACACGCACGTGTGCGCGGACGACAAGATCATCGGCATCAGCGAGGACGGCTGCTTTGCGGAGTTCGTGAAGCTGCCGGCGCGGTCGTTGTGGCGAACGGACATCACGAAGATCCGGCCCGAGGTGGCGGCGATCCAGGAGCCGTTCGGCAACGCGGTGCACGCGTGCACGAAGGTGAATCTGCGCGGCAAGCGCGTGGCGATCGTCGGATGCGGGACGATCGGCCTGTTCGCGGTGGCGATTGCGCGGGCGATGGGGGCAACCTACGTGATCGGCGTCGAGCCGATGGAGTCGCACGCGGAAATGGCGCGGCGTCTCGGCGCGGACGAGGTGCTGCGGCCGGAGAAGCAATCGTCGGAGAAGCCGTACGCGAGCGATCCTTCGCTGACGGAGAAGATCCGCAAGCTCACCGACGGCGTGGGCGTCGACGTGGCGCTCGAGATGAGCGGCTTCAATTCGAGCGTGAACAACGCGATCCGCGCGGTGCGCCGTGGCGGCGACGTGATCCTGTTCGGCCTGAAGAGCGGCGATGCGGTGATCGAGAGCTTCGACCGGATGATCGTCGACGGCGTCAGCCTGCATAGCGTGGTCGGCCGTCAGATCTTCGAGACCTGGCACATCACGCGGCAGCTTCTCGAGTCGCGCGACCCGAACATCCACGACCTCATCTGGGAGGTCATCCTGAACCGCGGCGAGGGCACGATGTTCGATTTCCGCGACTACGACCAGGCCGCATTCCAGAAAGCCATCACGACCCACCCCAAGGTCGTGATTCGTTACTGAACGCCAAACCCTAACCGGGTTCGCTCCCGCCTTCCCCCCGACTCCCCCTCTCCATCCCCTCCCCACCCTGAACTGGGTTGCCTCACCCCCTCGCCCCTGGGGGCGAGGGGGCAGGGGGTGTGGGGGGCTCAGGTAACGACGCCGAGGCGCTTCCCCACGCGTGTGAACGCTTCAATCGCCCGCTCGACGTGCGCCGGCTCGTGCGCCGCGCTCAGCTGCACGCGAATCCGCGCCTCGCCCTTGGGCACCACGGGGTACGAGAACCCGATCACGTAAATCCCCTCCTCGAGCAGCGCCGACGCCATCTCCGTGGCCAGCCGCGCGTCGCCGAGCATGATGGGCACGATCGGGTGGATGCCGGGCTTGATGGTGAAGCCCGCGCTCGTCATGCCCTCGCGGAAGCGCCGCGCGTTGTTCATGACCCGTTCGCGCAGCGCGCCTTCCTTGTCGAGCATCTCGAAGACGGCGAGCGACGCGCCGACGATCGCGGGCGCCACCGTGTTCGAGAACAGATAGGGCCGCGAGCGCTGGCGGAGCAGGTCGATGATCTCCTTTCGGCCCGTGGTGAACCCGCCGCTCGCGCCGCCGAGGGCCTTGCCGAGGGTCGAGGTGAGGACATCGATGCGGTGCAGGACGCCGCACTCCTCGGGCGTGCCGCGCCCGGTGCGCCCGATGAAGCCGGTCGCGTGCGAGTCATCGACCATGACCATGGCGCGGTACTTGTCCGCGAGGTCGCAGATGACGTCGAGCTTGGCGAGATAGCCGTCCATGGAGAAGACGCCGTCGGTGGCGATGAGGCGGAGGCGTTTGTCCTGGGTCTTGCGCAGGGCCTCTTCGAGGGCGCTCATGTCGCCGTTGGGATAGCGGTGGCGTTCGGCCTTGCAGAGGCGGATGCCGTCGATGATGGAGGCGTGGTTGAGGGCGTCGGAGATGATCGCGTCCTCTTCGCCGAGGATGGTCTCGAAGAGGCCGCCGTTGGCGTCGAAGCAGGAGGAGTAGAGGATCGCGTCATCGGTGCCGAAGAAGCTGGCGATCGTGCTCTCGAGCTTCTTGTGGAGGTCCTGGGTGCCGCAGATGAAGCGGACGCTGGAGAGGCCGAAGCCGTGGGAATCGATGGCGCGCTTGGCGGCGTCGATGACGGTGGGGTGGGAGGAGAGGCCGAGGTAGTTGTTTGCGCAGAAGTTCAGGACCTCGCGCTCGGCGGAGCCGGTGGAGGGTTCGAGCAGCCCGCTGGTTTGAGATTGCGCGGCTTGGCCAGGCCCTCCGGAGGCGCGGATGACGGCGCCCTGGGGTGTGGAGATGACGCGCTCGTCCTTGTAGAGGCCGGCTGCGCGGATTTCGCTGAGGGTCTGGGCATAGATGGCCTTCGCGGCGTCGAACATGGTGTGCAGTGTAGAACGGGCGCGGGTCGGAGGTCGACGGGGAGGGGAGGGGAAGCGAGGCGAGGGGAGACGAGGGGGTTGAGCCGGCCGCGCAGGCGAGCGAGCATGAGCGCATGAGGCCTTTCGTGAGCGATCCGGCGCGTATCGTGGCAGCAGTGGTGTTTGTTGCGGGGATGGCCGCGACGGGCGGATGCGGGCAGATTCTGGGGTTGGATCAGTATCAGGTGGCGGGGGAGGGTGGGGGTGGAGGGGCCGCAGGGAATGGTGGCGGCGGCGGAGCGGGAGGCGCGTCGTGCGAGGTGAAGGGGTGCGGGGAGGTGGTTTGGAGCAAGGCGTTTGGAGACAACAGCGCGCAAGAGGGCATGGCCGTTGCGGCCGACGGGCAGGGTAATATCTGGCTGTGCGGAAGTTATCCCGGCGATCTGTCGCTAGGTAATTCCCAGGTGATGGGAGGCGATTCGTTTATTGCTAAATTCAACCCGCAGGGAGATGCTGTCTGGGTCGATACCATCGGTGGTGCAGGTAATTCGGTTCACTGTAATGGTATAGCCCTGGATTCTTTGGGAAGTGTTGTGGTGATTGGGAGCTTCGGTGGCGCGCTCGAGCTCGGTGGTGCGCAGCATGTTGCCAGTGGCAATACTGATGGATTTGTTGCTAAATTGGGGCCCGATGGTGCTCACTTATGGAGCAGGCGAACCGGAGATGTGTCGGCGGCTACTCCATTTGGTGTTGCCGTCGATCCTTACGATAACGTCGTTGTGACCGGCCGGTTTGAATCCAGTATAGGTGGAGTCTTGAGCGCCGGTGGAGATGATGTGTTCGTGGCCAAGTTGAGCAAGATCAACGGAAATAGTATGTGGACGCGGGGATTTGGGAGCACAGGGATGCTCAATGAGAGTGGTGGGGCGATAGCCGCCGATTCCATGGGAAACGTTCTGGTCACTGGTAAGGGGGGCGGGCAGATCGATTTCGGTGGTGGCCCCTTGCCCTGTGGAGCGCTGCTTTCGCCACGGGTGTTCATGATCAAGCTCGATGGCTCGGGCAATCATGCGTGGAGCAAATGTTATGGCAATCAACAGCTCGACGGCCTGAGTCGGCTTGCGGTGGATGCGCAAAATAATGTGTATCTTGCGGGTGATTTTGGTGGTGTCGTCAATTTTGGTGGGGGTGACTTTCAGAGCTCTCCTGGGAGTGATGGGTTCCTGGCCAAGTTCGGGCCCGAAGGCGTGCACTTGTGGAGCAAGCAATTCGGAACGGCTCCGGCGGACGACGGCGTCAGCGCCCTTGACGTCGATGTCGCGGGTAATGTACTCGTTGCATTGAATTTCGAAAGCACCATCGACGTGGGCGATGTTCACGCGACGTCCGTGGGCAAGCGCGACATGTTTCTCGCCAAGCTCGATGCAAGTGGAGAACTGCTATGGGGGCGAGCGTTCGGAGATCCAGCGGAGCAACATGTTGCGGCTCTCGTGGTGGATCCATCCACCGAAGGTCCGATCATCACGGGTGCGTTCGGAGGGACCGTCGATTTCGGCGACGGACCCCATTCCGCTGATTGGGGTGGCTTGGCACTCTTCCTTGCGAAGTTCAACAAATGACCTGGTCAGCACGCGTGTAAGTCATCATCACTGCGCGACCGCCATCCAATGTCCTGATGCTCGCGCACGCTCCTTACGCTCGCTGCGTCATCGCCAACGCCGCTCTGCCCCCCGCCACATTCCATCCGCCCCCTGCAACCCCTCGACCGTCTCGCGCGTAACCTGCGAACCCCAGCGCAGGGGGACGACGGTCGCACCATCCAGTCATCGAGCCGCAGACCGGCGTAACACGACTGCTGCAGGGCCGTGTTACCCGATGCAATGTAACCGACGATATTCTTGACGAGGCCACCGGCGGCGCGGTGGCGATGGGGGTGGGTCCGGCAACGTCAAGGAGGAAGCATGAGGGAATCGAGGCACATTCGCCTCTGGCACCCCATTGCCGTGACAGGATTGCTCCTCGCCGCCATGGCCGCACCAGGCTGCAGTGACGACGAGAATCCGAACAACACGAGCGGTGGGAACGGGGGCACGGTCGAGCTGAAGCCGGCCGCGAACGGAGCGGAGTTCTCCAGACCATTCGACGCGACGCCCGATCCGAGCGCGTCGACGATCTATTTCACCGGCCTCGACGTGAACGGCGAGCCGGGCATCTTCAAGGTCGCGGCCGACGGCTCCGGCCCGAGCACGCCGCTCAAGGTGGGCGATCCGCTCGTGGCCCCGCTCAACATCGCCACCAGCACCGACGGCCGCACGCTTTACATCACCGATACCGGCGCCGAGGATCCCACCGGAGACGGCGGGCGCATCTTCTCGATCGGCATCGACGGTGGCGCATTGTCGCCCATCACGGCGGCGGACGCTTACAAGCCCCGCGGCCTCGAGATTCGCCAGGACGGCGGCAAGGACGTCATCTACTTTGCCGGCACCGACCCTGCGGGCGAGCCCGGCGTCTTCTCGGTCGCGGCCGACAGCAGCGGCGCCGTCTCCGCCGTGGCCAAGGGCGCGCCCTTCCAGGACCCGAGCGGCATTGCCGTGACCGGCGATGGGACCGTCTATGCCTGCGATACCGTGCAGGATGACGGGCTCGGCAGCATCATCAGCGTCACCGGCGGAGCGGCGACCACCTTGCTGGCCGGCATCCGCGCTGGCTTTCCCTGCGGCGTCGCGCTCAGCGTGGACGAGGCGACGCTCTTCGTCTCGTCCTTCGATCCGATCAAGCAGACCGACGCGGTCGCCGTCATCGACATTGCCGCGAAGAGCGTCTCGTATGTCACCCAGGGGATCGATCAGTTCGTGGAATCGGCCGGGCTGCACCGCGCGAAGGGCGATAGCAACGTCTTCGCCTGGTCCGATAGCAAGGCCCAGGGCACCGGCACCGTATTTCTCGTGAAGATCCAATGAGCGCCAGAGGAGGAACTCCGACCATGATGAAACGAATTTCGTGGATGAGCGCCGCCCTCACGGCGCTCGGTGTGATGGCGACGAGCGGCGGCGCGTGGGCTTCGAGCCACGCGGAAGCGCCGGCCATTGCGGAAGATCCGGCCGCGGACAACACCGATCTCTATGCCTGGGTCGAGGGAAGCAACCTCGTGATCCTGGCCAACTACAATCCTCTCGAGGAGCCCGCCAGCGGCCCGAACTTCCACAAGTTCTCCGACGAGGTGCTCTACGAGATCCACGTCGCGCGCGGGCCCGCGAGCCTCGAGGATGCGCTCACCTATCAAGTGCGGTTCAAGTCGACGCCGTTCCCCAACGTGGATCCTGCCAACCTGTCCGCGCCCGTGGGCGGCGGCAAGGAGTTCTTCTCGCAGCTCGGCGGCTCGTCGCAGTTTTATACCGTGACGAAGGTCGAGAAGGGCAAGTCGACGGTCCTCGCCAAGGACGTGCCCGTCGCACCGGCGAACATCGGCCCGCGAACGAATTCGATTGCGTACAAGATCCCGGACGGGACGACGTACGAGCAGTTCTTCGTCGACAGTGCCGCGACGTCGGTCATCCGCCCGCTCGGCTCGGGCGGCGCAGAGGGGCGCGTCTTCGCCGGTCCTCGCGATGATGGTTTCTCCGTCGACCTTGGCGCGGTCTTCGACCTCGCCGGTCTCGAAACGGTGCTCGGCGGCACGCCCTTCGACAACGTCGCCGGCTACAACGTGCACACCATTGCGCTCGAGATTCCGCTCACCGTGGCGAACGGCGGCAAGGCCGTCACGCCCGGCGCGAGCGACGCGCAGACCATCGGCGTCTGGGCCTCGGCCAGCCGGCG includes:
- the kbl gene encoding glycine C-acetyltransferase, with amino-acid sequence MFDAAKAIYAQTLSEIRAAGLYKDERVISTPQGAVIRASGGPGQAAQSQTSGLLEPSTGSAEREVLNFCANNYLGLSSHPTVIDAAKRAIDSHGFGLSSVRFICGTQDLHKKLESTIASFFGTDDAILYSSCFDANGGLFETILGEEDAIISDALNHASIIDGIRLCKAERHRYPNGDMSALEEALRKTQDKRLRLIATDGVFSMDGYLAKLDVICDLADKYRAMVMVDDSHATGFIGRTGRGTPEECGVLHRIDVLTSTLGKALGGASGGFTTGRKEIIDLLRQRSRPYLFSNTVAPAIVGASLAVFEMLDKEGALRERVMNNARRFREGMTSAGFTIKPGIHPIVPIMLGDARLATEMASALLEEGIYVIGFSYPVVPKGEARIRVQLSAAHEPAHVERAIEAFTRVGKRLGVVT
- a CDS encoding DUF4331 domain-containing protein — encoded protein: MMKRISWMSAALTALGVMATSGGAWASSHAEAPAIAEDPAADNTDLYAWVEGSNLVILANYNPLEEPASGPNFHKFSDEVLYEIHVARGPASLEDALTYQVRFKSTPFPNVDPANLSAPVGGGKEFFSQLGGSSQFYTVTKVEKGKSTVLAKDVPVAPANIGPRTNSIAYKIPDGTTYEQFFVDSAATSVIRPLGSGGAEGRVFAGPRDDGFSVDLGAVFDLAGLETVLGGTPFDNVAGYNVHTIALEIPLTVANGGKAVTPGASDAQTIGVWASASRRKTRILRKKDEADNFGPWIQVSRLGLPLINEAVIGLQDKDKYNRTHPKNDVENFGAYFLNPVIVRDAEFAGFYAAGGPLAGCPGGAAELKKNRTDVIDIISLNGALGHKITAIGDVLRVDLGTASQFPNGRKVMKNTNKEEDVTDTELSLLLCKLAAPVPDGVDTNDATFKANFPYLAPPWEGSRQGKGEK
- the lepB gene encoding signal peptidase I — encoded protein: MTPPPEEEAATAAPSAPAKEGSATVRSEPPPGGPSGRASSALRYVFYLVWIIGLPFALAILSVWLLTPAPGNTAAGGLRVFVAEQQIPTGIVLFTIFAMIAWHFRHELPLSGAIGVGRKDIPPNVRSRYEEALALVDEARRILRQNKRDVDKRLLAPEREQLEGALASLEGAMGAPKFDQDEFDRAHARADRAVGEHLSRWRKGEMREYAESIGVAVAVALILRAFVIEAFKIPSGSMIPSLMIGDHIFVNKLSYGPLIPWTDTRLFSSLPPSRGDVMVFKFPENKEQDFIKRVIAGPGDTLEAIDGRPILNGWLVPHCYVGEFRHDGREAHLFVEYLEDKSYFTLFDSNPDEQTCTSQEDCGVGFSCKSGICGNLVGPFKVAPGEVWVMGDNRNNSHDSRFWRGGLGAGVPFENIKGRAMFVWMSFGPGGGIAQDRLFVNVMGRPKLPGGSDSLQAGLEKCMRERPPVSQTTPPPGRKVR
- a CDS encoding zinc-binding dehydrogenase yields the protein MSESMWALTYDREAQPWESTVGLRKTEVPRPRIDTGADYHDRSMVLIRPMMTGFCGSDRGIWFRTAFKDMIHNSLERDRKPVRTIGHELLGQIVDLGPDARQTYGFEVGDIVSTESHIICGVCYQCRVGDTHVCADDKIIGISEDGCFAEFVKLPARSLWRTDITKIRPEVAAIQEPFGNAVHACTKVNLRGKRVAIVGCGTIGLFAVAIARAMGATYVIGVEPMESHAEMARRLGADEVLRPEKQSSEKPYASDPSLTEKIRKLTDGVGVDVALEMSGFNSSVNNAIRAVRRGGDVILFGLKSGDAVIESFDRMIVDGVSLHSVVGRQIFETWHITRQLLESRDPNIHDLIWEVILNRGEGTMFDFRDYDQAAFQKAITTHPKVVIRY